A genome region from Pseudomonas sp. S06B 330 includes the following:
- a CDS encoding UDP-2,3-diacylglucosamine diphosphatase: MILLISDLHLQEERPDITRAFLDLLDGRARHAEALYILGDFFEAWIGDDAMTPFQTTICQALRALSDSGTQVYLMHGNRDFLIGDAFCKAAGCTLLSDPSVVQLGGEAVLLMHGDSLCTLDLAYMKMRRYLRNPVSLWILRHLPLSTRQKLARKLRSESRAQTRMKANDIVDVTPEEVPRVMAEHGVRTLVHGHTHRPAIHKLMVDEQPARRIVLGDWDRQGWALQVDEQGFQLAPFAFP, from the coding sequence GTGATACTGCTGATCTCTGATCTGCACCTGCAAGAAGAACGCCCGGACATTACCCGGGCGTTTCTTGATCTGCTCGACGGTCGTGCACGGCACGCCGAGGCGTTGTACATCCTCGGTGACTTTTTCGAGGCCTGGATCGGCGACGACGCCATGACGCCGTTCCAGACCACGATCTGCCAGGCCCTGCGCGCCTTGAGCGACAGCGGCACGCAGGTCTACCTGATGCATGGCAACCGCGACTTCCTCATCGGCGACGCCTTCTGCAAGGCGGCTGGCTGCACCCTGCTGAGCGATCCGAGTGTCGTCCAGCTCGGTGGCGAAGCGGTATTGCTGATGCATGGCGACAGCCTGTGCACGCTGGACCTGGCCTACATGAAAATGCGCCGTTACTTGCGCAACCCTGTGAGCTTGTGGATTCTGCGGCACCTGCCGCTGAGCACCCGCCAGAAGCTTGCGCGCAAACTGCGCAGCGAAAGCCGGGCGCAGACGCGGATGAAAGCCAACGACATTGTCGACGTGACGCCAGAAGAAGTACCGCGGGTCATGGCTGAGCATGGCGTGCGTACGCTGGTGCACGGGCACACCCACCGACCGGCGATTCACAAACTGATGGTTGATGAGCAACCGGCGCGGCGTATCGTGCTGGGTGATTGGGACCGTCAGGGTTGGGCGTTGCAGGTGGATGAGCAAGGGTTTCAGCTGGCGCCCTTTGCTTTTCCTTGA
- a CDS encoding DHA2 family efflux MFS transporter permease subunit: MSNNASFSPPSLLLTTIGLSLATFMQVLDTTIANVALPTIAGNLGVSVEQGTWVITSFAVSNAIALPLTGWLSRRFGEVKLFIWATLLFVLASFLCGVARSMPELVGFRVLQGIVAGPLYPMTQTLLIAVYPPAKRGMALALLAMVTVVAPIAGPILGGWITDSYSWPWIFFINVPIGLFAAVVVRQQMRARPVMTQRQPMDYIGLLCLIIGVGALQIVLDKGNDLDWFESNFIVVGSLISLVFLVAFIIWELTDKHPVVNLRLFVHRNFRIGTIVLVGGYAGFFGINLILPQWLQTQMGYTATWAGLAVAPIGLLPVLMSPFVGKYAHKFDLRLLAGIAFLAIGTSCFLRAGFTNEVDFQHIALVQLFMGIGVALFFMPTLSILLSDLPPHQIADGSGLATFLRTLGGSFAASLTTWIWIRRADQHHAYLSESISTYEPATREALNQLGGANGQSYAQLERMLSSQAYMMSTVDYFTLMGWVFAGLILLVWLAKPPFAAKAGPASAGH; the protein is encoded by the coding sequence ATGAGCAACAACGCGTCATTTAGCCCGCCGAGCCTGCTGCTGACTACTATTGGGCTTTCGCTGGCGACCTTCATGCAGGTGCTCGACACCACCATTGCCAACGTCGCCTTGCCGACCATAGCCGGCAACCTGGGGGTGAGTGTCGAGCAGGGCACCTGGGTCATCACCTCCTTCGCGGTGAGCAACGCCATTGCTTTGCCGTTGACCGGCTGGCTGAGCCGACGTTTCGGTGAGGTGAAGCTGTTTATCTGGGCCACATTGCTGTTCGTACTGGCCTCGTTCCTCTGTGGCGTTGCCCGTTCGATGCCGGAGCTGGTGGGGTTTCGTGTGCTGCAGGGGATCGTTGCTGGCCCGTTGTACCCGATGACCCAGACGTTGTTGATCGCCGTCTATCCACCGGCCAAGCGCGGCATGGCCCTGGCATTGCTGGCGATGGTCACGGTGGTGGCGCCGATTGCCGGGCCGATCCTTGGGGGCTGGATCACTGACAGCTACAGCTGGCCGTGGATCTTCTTCATCAACGTACCTATCGGCCTGTTTGCCGCAGTAGTCGTGCGCCAGCAGATGCGTGCGCGACCGGTAATGACCCAGCGTCAGCCGATGGATTACATCGGTCTGTTGTGCCTGATCATCGGTGTCGGCGCCCTGCAAATTGTCCTGGATAAAGGCAATGACCTGGATTGGTTCGAGTCGAACTTCATTGTCGTTGGCAGTTTGATTTCGCTGGTGTTCCTGGTGGCCTTCATCATCTGGGAACTGACCGACAAGCACCCGGTAGTCAACCTGCGATTGTTTGTGCACCGCAACTTTCGCATCGGTACCATTGTGCTGGTGGGCGGCTATGCGGGCTTTTTCGGTATCAACCTGATTTTGCCGCAATGGTTACAGACGCAGATGGGCTACACCGCGACTTGGGCCGGTTTGGCTGTCGCGCCGATCGGGCTGCTGCCCGTGCTGATGTCACCTTTCGTCGGCAAGTACGCGCATAAGTTCGACCTGCGCCTGCTGGCAGGGATCGCGTTCCTGGCGATTGGCACCAGTTGCTTCCTGCGTGCCGGTTTTACCAATGAAGTGGACTTCCAGCATATCGCCCTGGTGCAACTGTTCATGGGGATCGGTGTGGCGCTGTTCTTCATGCCGACCTTGAGCATCCTGCTCTCCGACCTGCCGCCGCATCAGATCGCCGACGGTTCGGGCCTGGCCACCTTCCTGCGTACCTTGGGTGGCAGCTTTGCAGCCTCGTTGACCACCTGGATATGGATTCGCCGCGCTGACCAGCATCATGCCTATCTAAGTGAAAGCATCAGCACCTATGAACCTGCTACCCGGGAGGCCCTCAACCAGTTGGGAGGGGCGAACGGGCAGTCTTACGCGCAGCTGGAGCGAATGCTCAGCAGTCAGGCGTACATGATGTCGACGGTGGATTATTTCACCCTGATGGGGTGGGTGTTTGCCGGGCTGATTCTGCTGGTATGGCTGGCCAAGCCGCCCTTTGCGGCCAAGGCAGGGCCGGCATCGGCAGGGCATTGA
- the cysS gene encoding cysteine--tRNA ligase, with translation MLSIYNTLSKTKEVFKPLEGNKVRMYVCGMTVYDFCHLGHGRSMVAFDLVTRWLRYSGYDLTYVRNITDIDDKIINRANENGESFDALTARMIDAMHEDERRLNILPPDQEPRATDHIAGMHAMIQTLIDKGYAYAPGNGDVYYRVGKFVGYGKLSRKKIEDLRIGARIEVDEAKQDPLDFVLWKGVKPGEPSWESPWGPGRPGWHIECSVMSTCCLGESFDIHGGGNDLEFPHHENEIAQSEAATGKQYANSWMHCGMIRINGEKMSKSLNNFFTIRDVLDKYHPEVVRYLLVSSHYRSSINYSEDSLRESKGALERFYHALRGLPRVEAKGGEAYVERFTLAMNDDFGTPEACAVLFDLVREINRLRESEPEVAAGLAGRLRELAGLLGVLQLDADDFLRAGAEGKVDAAHVEALIQARLQARADKNWAESDRIRDQITAMGVVLEDSKGATTWRLAD, from the coding sequence GTGCTTAGCATTTACAACACACTTAGCAAGACCAAGGAAGTTTTCAAACCGCTCGAAGGCAACAAGGTACGGATGTACGTCTGCGGCATGACCGTGTACGACTTCTGCCACCTGGGCCATGGCCGCAGCATGGTGGCCTTCGACCTGGTCACCCGTTGGCTGCGTTACAGCGGCTACGACCTGACCTATGTGCGCAACATCACCGACATCGATGACAAGATCATCAACCGGGCCAATGAAAACGGCGAGTCGTTCGACGCGCTGACCGCCCGCATGATCGACGCGATGCACGAAGACGAGCGCCGTCTGAACATCCTGCCGCCGGATCAGGAACCGCGTGCCACCGACCATATTGCCGGCATGCACGCGATGATCCAGACCCTGATCGACAAGGGCTACGCCTACGCGCCAGGCAATGGCGACGTGTACTACCGGGTCGGCAAGTTCGTCGGTTACGGCAAGCTGTCGCGCAAGAAGATCGAAGACCTGCGCATCGGTGCGCGGATCGAGGTCGACGAAGCCAAGCAGGACCCGCTCGACTTCGTTCTCTGGAAGGGTGTCAAACCGGGGGAGCCGAGCTGGGAGTCGCCGTGGGGCCCGGGGCGTCCGGGCTGGCACATCGAGTGCTCGGTGATGTCGACCTGCTGCCTGGGCGAGAGCTTCGACATCCATGGTGGTGGCAACGACCTGGAGTTCCCGCACCACGAGAACGAAATCGCTCAGAGCGAGGCCGCCACGGGCAAGCAGTACGCCAATTCGTGGATGCACTGCGGGATGATCCGCATCAATGGCGAGAAGATGTCCAAGTCCTTGAACAACTTCTTCACCATTCGTGATGTGCTCGACAAGTATCACCCCGAGGTGGTTCGCTACCTGCTGGTGTCGAGCCACTACCGCAGCTCGATCAACTACTCCGAAGACAGCCTGCGCGAGTCCAAGGGTGCCCTGGAACGTTTCTATCACGCGCTGCGCGGCTTGCCGCGGGTTGAGGCCAAGGGCGGCGAGGCGTATGTCGAGCGTTTCACCCTGGCGATGAACGACGACTTCGGTACGCCTGAAGCCTGCGCCGTGCTGTTCGATCTGGTACGTGAGATCAACCGCCTGCGCGAAAGCGAGCCTGAGGTTGCTGCGGGTCTGGCCGGTCGCCTGCGTGAGCTGGCAGGCCTGTTGGGCGTGCTGCAGCTGGACGCCGACGACTTCCTGCGTGCCGGTGCTGAAGGCAAAGTGGATGCGGCGCACGTCGAAGCCTTGATACAGGCGCGCCTGCAAGCGCGTGCGGACAAGAACTGGGCAGAGTCTGACCGCATTCGTGACCAGATCACCGCCATGGGTGTGGTGCTTGAAGACAGCAAGGGTGCTACTACCTGGCGTCTGGCTGACTGA
- a CDS encoding glutamine--tRNA ligase/YqeY domain fusion protein, with the protein MSKPTADTAPNAAAKGAPAVPANFLRPIVQADLDSGKHSSIVTRFPPEPNGYLHIGHAKSICVNFGLAQEFGGACHLRFDDTNPAKEDQEYIDAIQSDVQWLGFQWTGPVRYASEYFDQLHDWAVDLIKSGNAYVCDLTPEQAKEYRGNLTEPGKNSPFRERSVEENLDLFARMKAGEFKDGERVLRAKIDMASPNMNLRDPILYRIRHAHHHQTGDKWCIYPNYDFTHGQSDAIEGITHSICTLEFEGHRPLYEWFLEHLPVPAKPRQYEFSRLNLNYTITSKRKLKQLVDEQHVHGWDDPRMSTLSGFRRRGYTPASIRNFCEMIGTNRSDGVVDMSMLEFSIRDDLDRTAPRAMCVLRPLKVVITNYPDGQVENLELPRHPKEDMGVRALPFAREIYIDRDDFMEEPPKGYKRLEPAGEVRLRGSYVIRADEAIKDADGNIVELHCSYDPDTLGKNPEGRKVKGVIHWVPAAASVECEVRLYDRLFRSANPEKTEDGGSFLDNINPDSLQVLTGCRAEPSLGQAQPEDRFQFEREGYFCADLKDSQPGRPVFNRTVTLRDSWGS; encoded by the coding sequence ATGAGCAAGCCCACTGCCGACACCGCTCCTAACGCCGCTGCCAAAGGCGCTCCCGCCGTTCCTGCGAACTTCCTGCGCCCGATCGTGCAGGCCGACCTGGACTCGGGCAAGCACAGCAGCATCGTCACCCGTTTTCCGCCTGAGCCCAACGGTTACCTGCACATCGGCCATGCCAAGTCGATCTGCGTGAACTTCGGTCTGGCCCAGGAATTCGGCGGAGCCTGTCACCTGCGTTTCGATGACACCAACCCGGCCAAAGAGGACCAGGAGTACATCGACGCCATCCAGAGCGATGTTCAGTGGCTGGGCTTCCAGTGGACCGGGCCGGTGCGCTACGCCTCCGAATATTTCGACCAGTTGCATGACTGGGCCGTGGATCTGATCAAGTCGGGCAACGCTTATGTGTGCGACCTGACCCCGGAGCAGGCCAAGGAATACCGCGGCAACCTGACCGAGCCGGGCAAGAACAGCCCGTTCCGCGAGCGCAGTGTCGAGGAAAACCTGGACCTGTTCGCCCGGATGAAGGCTGGCGAGTTCAAGGACGGTGAGCGCGTACTGCGCGCCAAGATCGACATGGCTTCGCCGAACATGAACCTGCGCGACCCGATCCTGTACCGCATCCGTCATGCCCACCACCACCAGACCGGTGACAAGTGGTGCATCTACCCCAACTACGACTTCACCCATGGTCAGTCGGATGCCATCGAAGGCATTACCCACTCGATCTGCACTCTGGAATTCGAAGGTCATCGTCCGCTGTATGAATGGTTCCTGGAGCACCTGCCGGTGCCGGCCAAGCCGCGCCAGTACGAGTTCAGCCGCCTGAACCTGAACTACACCATCACCAGCAAGCGTAAGCTCAAGCAGCTGGTCGACGAGCAGCACGTTCACGGTTGGGACGACCCGCGCATGTCGACCCTGTCCGGTTTCCGTCGCCGCGGCTACACCCCGGCCTCGATTCGCAATTTCTGCGAAATGATCGGTACCAACCGTTCCGACGGCGTGGTCGACATGTCGATGCTCGAGTTCAGCATCCGTGATGACCTCGATCGCACCGCGCCGCGCGCCATGTGTGTACTGCGTCCGCTGAAAGTGGTCATCACCAACTACCCGGATGGCCAGGTCGAGAACCTCGAACTGCCGCGCCACCCGAAAGAAGACATGGGCGTGCGTGCACTGCCGTTCGCGCGCGAGATCTACATCGATCGCGACGACTTCATGGAAGAGCCACCAAAAGGCTACAAGCGCCTGGAACCTGCCGGTGAAGTCCGCCTGCGCGGCAGCTACGTGATCCGCGCCGACGAAGCGATCAAGGACGCCGACGGCAACATCGTCGAACTGCATTGCTCCTACGACCCGGACACCCTCGGCAAGAACCCTGAGGGCCGCAAGGTCAAGGGTGTGATCCACTGGGTGCCGGCTGCGGCCAGTGTCGAGTGTGAAGTGCGTCTGTACGACCGCCTGTTCCGCTCGGCCAACCCCGAGAAGACCGAAGATGGCGGCAGCTTCCTCGACAACATCAATCCCGATTCGCTGCAGGTGCTTACCGGTTGTCGTGCGGAACCTTCCCTGGGCCAGGCCCAGCCAGAAGACCGCTTCCAGTTCGAGCGCGAAGGTTACTTCTGCGCCGACCTGAAAGACTCCCAGCCGGGTCGCCCGGTATTCAACCGGACTGTGACCCTGCGCGATTCGTGGGGCAGCTGA
- a CDS encoding peptidylprolyl isomerase, translating to MTQVKLTTNHGDIVIELNAEKAPITVANFIEYVNAGHYSNTVFHRVIKGFMIQGGGFEPGMNEKRDKRASIQNEADNGLKNDKYTIAMARTMEPHSASAQFFINASNNDFLNHSGKNVQGWGYAVFGKVTEGTDVVDKIEAVATGSKSGHQDVPKEDVIIEKAEIVE from the coding sequence ATGACCCAAGTCAAATTGACCACCAATCACGGTGACATCGTCATCGAATTGAACGCCGAGAAAGCCCCGATCACCGTGGCCAACTTCATCGAGTACGTAAACGCTGGCCACTACAGCAACACCGTATTCCACCGCGTGATCAAAGGTTTCATGATTCAGGGCGGCGGTTTCGAGCCTGGCATGAACGAGAAGCGTGACAAGCGTGCCAGCATCCAGAACGAAGCTGACAACGGCCTGAAGAACGACAAGTACACCATCGCCATGGCCCGTACCATGGAGCCGCATTCGGCTTCGGCACAGTTCTTCATCAATGCCTCGAACAACGACTTCCTCAACCACAGCGGCAAGAACGTGCAGGGTTGGGGTTACGCGGTATTCGGCAAAGTGACCGAAGGTACCGACGTCGTCGACAAGATCGAAGCCGTTGCCACCGGTTCCAAGTCCGGTCACCAGGACGTGCCGAAGGAAGACGTGATCATCGAGAAAGCCGAGATCGTTGAGTGA